The Salinirubellus salinus genome segment CGCGGCCGACCACGCGGGCGCCGACGTGACCGACGAACTCGACGCCGTCGACGGAGAGGACCTCGTTCGGAGCATCCTCGGCGGGCTGGCGTTCCCGGTGCTGGTGACGGACGCGCGGGGCGAGGTGACACACGCGAACGCGAACGCCGCCGACCTGTTCGGGCGCGGGGCCGACTCGCTCGTCGGGAGCGCGGCGGCCGACCTCTACGCCGAGGCGGGCGGGACGGCCCTGCTCGACCGGACGCTCGAAGACGGCGAGCGCATCGAGGAGTACGAGGACGCGTTCGAACTCGGGGGGCGGACGGCTCACGTCTCCCGGAGTGTCGTCCCGATCACCTGCGCTCGGGGGACGGTCCGGGGCGCGATGGCCATCGACCGTGACATCTCCGAACGGATGGCGCTCCACGAGCGTGAGGCACAGCTGGAAGCGTACCAGCGCGAGGTGATGGACCGGCTACAGTCGAACCTCGTCAAACTCGGGGCGGGCGACCTGACCGTCGACCCGACCGTCCCCGACCCCCCCGCCGAGTTCGAGGCCATCGAGAACGTCCACGCGGAGTTCGTCGAGATGACCGGCAACCTCACGACGGCCGTCGACCGGATGCGCGACTCGCTCGAACGCAGTCGCCGGCGGGCCGATCGGCTGGAGACAATCGGCCAGGACATGAGCGCGTTGAGCGAGGAGACGGCCGCCGCCATCGAGGAGGTGAGCGCGTCGGCCGAGAGCATCGCCGACGCGGCCGAGCGACAGGCCGAGCGTGCCGGGGCCGCCGAGACCAACATCGCGTCGCTCTCGGGGTCGATCGAGGAGATAACCGCCAGCGCGACCGGGATGGAGGAACTCTCGCGGGAGGCCGTCCAGGCCGTCCGTGAGGGGGCACAGAACGGCCGGACCGCCGTCGAGGAGATCCGCGAGGCGAACGAGGCCGGCGAGCGTAACCTCGAGATGATACGTTCGCTGGAGGGGCAGATGGGGACGGTCAACGAGATGGCCGACCTCATCAGCGATATCTCCGACAAGGTCCACCTGCTGGCGCTGAACGCCAACATCGAGGCCGCTCGTGCGGGTGAACACGGCCAGGGGTTCACCGTCGTCGCCAACGAGGTCAAGAGCCTCGCCGAGCAGTCGGGCGACGCCGTCAAGCAGATCACGGAGACTATCGAGGAACTGAAAGCCGGTATCGCCGAGACGAGCGAGACCATCTCCGACGGGACCGAGCAGGTCCGAGCCGGCGTCGAGGCCGTCGAAGAGGTGGTCGACAACGTCGACGAGGTCGCCGACGTCATCGCCGAGACCAACACCGCGGTCCAGGAGATCGCCGACGCTACCGAGGAGCAGGCCGAGGACACCCAGGCCGTCCAGCGGGTCGTCGAGGACGTGGCCGGCGTCGCCGACGAGGTGTCCGGCGGCGTCCAGCAGGTGTCGGCTGGTATCGAGGAGCAGTCCGAGGCGAGCGAGAACATCGTCGAAGCGGCCGTCGAACTCGGGACCACGAGCGAGGAGATGCTCGAGGAACTGGAGACGTTCCGTCTGGACCGCGACGAGTCCGCACAGTTGCTGGACTGAACCGCCGATAGCGGGCGCTCTGGCCGCCGAGGGGTCCGAATCCGGTGGTGTCCCGTTCTCGACGCCCCGTCCGGTGGACTCGACCTGCCGAGTCCGCCCCGGCGTTCGGAGGTCACCAGCCACACTCCCACGGGTGATTTCCTATCGCGGCATCCGGTTTACGTTCGCGAGTCGAGACAGTTCAAATCGCGATAACGTGCGCGGGTTTTTTATACACCGACGCGTCGGTCGAACCGTCCTCCGGGGCAGTTCCCGGTGGCACTACTCTCCCTTCGAACCCCGCCCGGAGAGCGGCGGCGCCGTGCGTGCCGGGGAAAGAAACAGGAGCGTCGCGGCTGGAGAGCCGGGACGATGCCCACCGAGACGACCGACGAGGACCCGGACCCCGAACACCGGGCCGCCATCGAGCGGAGTCGCCGCCGCTGGGAGTTCCTGAGTTCGCGGTGGGGGTTCGTCGAACGCGACACCGTGGGG includes the following:
- a CDS encoding methyl-accepting chemotaxis protein, yielding MLREMLRGLRGGTDTGRPVTDGGVLTSASDGNRGAAAADHAGADVTDELDAVDGEDLVRSILGGLAFPVLVTDARGEVTHANANAADLFGRGADSLVGSAAADLYAEAGGTALLDRTLEDGERIEEYEDAFELGGRTAHVSRSVVPITCARGTVRGAMAIDRDISERMALHEREAQLEAYQREVMDRLQSNLVKLGAGDLTVDPTVPDPPAEFEAIENVHAEFVEMTGNLTTAVDRMRDSLERSRRRADRLETIGQDMSALSEETAAAIEEVSASAESIADAAERQAERAGAAETNIASLSGSIEEITASATGMEELSREAVQAVREGAQNGRTAVEEIREANEAGERNLEMIRSLEGQMGTVNEMADLISDISDKVHLLALNANIEAARAGEHGQGFTVVANEVKSLAEQSGDAVKQITETIEELKAGIAETSETISDGTEQVRAGVEAVEEVVDNVDEVADVIAETNTAVQEIADATEEQAEDTQAVQRVVEDVAGVADEVSGGVQQVSAGIEEQSEASENIVEAAVELGTTSEEMLEELETFRLDRDESAQLLD